In Vigna unguiculata cultivar IT97K-499-35 chromosome 3, ASM411807v1, whole genome shotgun sequence, a single genomic region encodes these proteins:
- the LOC114178266 gene encoding 3-ketoacyl-CoA synthase 11-like: protein MTDARQGTASMASSSRSLPDFKKSIKLKYVKLGYHYLITHGMYLCLTPLVVLIAAQLSTFSFQDFYDIWEHLQYNLISVILCSTLLVFLSTLYFLTRPRPVYLVNFSCYKPEESRRCAKRTFIDHSRMTGSFTEENLEFQRKILERSGLGETTYLPEAVLNIPPNPSMEEARKEAEAVMFGAIDELLAKTSVKPKDIGILIVNCSLFNPTPSLSAMIVNHYKLRGNIRSYNLGGMGCSAGLISIDLAKDLLQANPNSYALVISMENITLNWYFGNDRSKLVSNCLFRMGGAAVLLSNRSSDRRRSKYRLITTVRTHKGADDKCFSCVTQEEDANGKIGVTLSKDLMAVAGDALKTNITTLGPLVLPTSEQLLFFATLVGKKIFKMKIKPYIPDFKLAFEHFCIHAGGRAVLDELEKNLQLSPWHMEPSRMTLYRFGNTSSSSLWYELAYTEAKGRIRKGDRTWQIAFGSGFKCNSAVWKALRTIDSAKEKSPWIDEIDQFPVDVPRVSSF from the coding sequence CAGATGCAAGGCAAGGTACAGCATCGATGGCTTCTTCGTCCCGAAGCCTTCCTGATTTCAAGAAATCTATTAAGCTGAAGTATGTGAAGCTTGGTTATCATTACCTCATAACTCATGGAATGTACCTTTGCCTCACCCCTCTTGTGGTGCTGATTGCTGCTCAGCTCTCCACCTTCTCCTTCCAAGACTTTTATGATATTTGGGAGCATCTGCAATACAACTTGATATCTGTTATTCTCTGTTCCACTCTCCTTGTTTTTCTATCAACCCTTTACTTCCTCACTCGTCCTCGGCCAGTGTACCTTGTCAATTTCTCTTGTTACAAGCCTGAAGAATCTCGGCGGTGCGCAAAGAGGACATTCATAGACCACTCCCGGATGACAGGTTCTTTCACTGAGGAAAATCTTGAATTCCAGCGGAAGATCCTTGAAAGATCTGGCCTTGGGGAGACCACTTACCTCCCTGAAGCTGTCCTCAACATTCCTCCCAACCCTTCAATGGAAGAAGCTAGGAAAGAAGCTGAGGCTGTGATGTTTGGTGCCATTGATGAGCTATTAGCCAAAACCTCTGTAAAGCCTAAGGACATTGGGATTCTGATTGTAAACTGTAGTCTGTTCAACCCCACTCCATCACTTTCGGCAATGATTGTCAATCATTACAAGCTTCGGGGGAATATAAGGAGCTACAACCTTGGTGGAATGGGTTGCAGCGCAGGGTTAATCTCAATTGACCTTGCCAAAGATCTTCTCCAGGCCAATCCCAACTCCTATGCATTGGTCATCAGCATGGAGAACATCACGTTGAATTGGTATTTTGGAAACGATCGATCGAAGCTTGTTTCCAATTGTTTATTTCGTATGGGAGGAGCTGCAGTTCTGCTCTCCAACAGGAGCTCCGACAGAAGAAGGTCCAAATACAGATTGATCACCACGGTTCGCACTCACAAGGGTGCTGATGACAAGTGCTTCAGCTGTGTAACACAAGAAGAAGATGCCAATGGCAAGATTGGTGTCACTTTGTCTAAAGATCTGATGGCTGTTGCCGGTGATGCTTTGAAAACCAATATCACTACACTGGGACCTCTCGTACTTCCAACATCAGAACAGCTTCTATTCTTTGCCACGTTAGTTGGgaagaaaattttcaagatGAAGATCAAGCCTTATATTCCAGATTTCAAGCTGGCTTTTGAACATTTTTGCATCCATGCTGGTGGTAGAGCAGTTTTGGATGAACTGGAGAAAAACTTGCAGTTGTCTCCTTGGCATATGGAGCCATCAAGGATGACACTTTATCGTTTCGGAAACACATCCAGCAGTTCCCTTTGGTACGAGCTGGCTTACACTGAAGCCAAAGGAAGGATCAGAAAAGGAGACAGAACATGGCAAATCGCATTTGGTTCTGGATTCAAGTGTAACAGTGCAGTGTGGAAGGCTCTCAGGACCATCGACTCTGCTAAGGAAAAGAGTCCTTGGATTGATGAGATCGACCAGTTTCCGGTGGATGTTCCTAGAGTATCTTCATTTTAA